One Thermicanus aegyptius DSM 12793 DNA segment encodes these proteins:
- a CDS encoding heavy metal translocating P-type ATPase codes for MNQAKEMNQAKEMNQAQIQITGMTCAACANRIEKSLSKLEGVAEANVNFALEKATVIYDPSKVDLSKMEQSIEKLGYGTAKEAVDLQISGMTCAACANRIEKGLNKLSGVTRANVNFALETAHVEYSPSAVSVEEMIRKVEQLGYKAIPKEEQNDAKDHRQQEIDRQKRRFVLSAILSFPLLWSMVGHFSFTSFIWVPSWFMNPWVQLALATPVQFVIGKPFYVGAYKALRNKSANMDVLVALGTSAAYFYSLFLTAQWANMAERHHAPAMYYETSAILITLIVLGKLFEALAKGRTSEAIKKLMGLRAKTALVIRNGQEIRVPVEEVVVGDIVLVKPGEKVPVDGEVLEGNSSVDESMLTGESIPVEKSAGDTVIGATVNKNGILKIRATKVGKETALAQIIKVVEEAQGSKAPIQRVADVISGIFVPIVVGIALLTFLIWYFWAAPGDFAGALQKAIAVLVIACPCALGLATPTSIMAGSGRSAELGILFKGGEHLELTHRIDTIVLDKTGTITKGKPELTDVISEIPDETAFLRLVGAAEKPSEHPLAEAIVSGIVAKGIELPKADEFEAIPGYGIRAVVEGREVLAGTRKLMAKYEVSVDQALATMEQLEEAGKTAMLIAIDRRYAGIVAVADTIKETSRVAVSRLKQMGIEVIMITGDNERTARAIARQVGIDHVLAEVLPEGKAEEVKKLQSQGKKVAMVGDGINDAPALATADIGMAIGTGTDVAMEAADVTLMRGDLNSIPDAIYMSRKTMTNIKQNLFWALAYNSLGIPVAAAGFLVPWVAGAAMALSSVSVVLNALRLQRVKV; via the coding sequence ATGAACCAGGCCAAGGAAATGAACCAGGCCAAGGAAATGAACCAGGCTCAAATCCAAATCACCGGAATGACTTGTGCAGCTTGCGCAAACCGGATTGAAAAGAGTTTGAGCAAACTGGAAGGGGTCGCGGAAGCGAATGTAAACTTCGCTTTGGAAAAAGCAACGGTCATTTACGATCCAAGCAAAGTGGATCTAAGCAAAATGGAGCAAAGTATAGAAAAATTAGGTTACGGAACAGCAAAAGAGGCTGTCGATTTACAAATCAGCGGAATGACATGCGCAGCCTGTGCCAACCGAATTGAAAAAGGGCTCAACAAGCTGTCTGGTGTAACCAGAGCCAATGTGAACTTCGCTTTGGAAACGGCGCATGTGGAATATTCGCCTTCAGCTGTTTCAGTTGAAGAAATGATTCGCAAGGTGGAACAACTGGGATACAAAGCGATTCCAAAAGAAGAGCAGAATGATGCGAAAGACCATCGGCAGCAGGAAATTGACCGGCAAAAACGCAGGTTTGTGCTCTCGGCTATTCTTTCCTTCCCTTTGCTTTGGTCGATGGTCGGCCACTTTTCGTTTACGTCTTTTATTTGGGTGCCATCATGGTTTATGAATCCTTGGGTCCAGCTTGCGCTGGCTACCCCCGTTCAGTTTGTGATCGGCAAACCGTTTTATGTCGGTGCTTACAAAGCGTTGCGCAACAAAAGCGCCAATATGGATGTGCTTGTCGCACTCGGCACATCGGCCGCTTATTTTTACAGCTTGTTTCTGACTGCGCAATGGGCCAATATGGCCGAGCGACATCATGCCCCGGCCATGTATTACGAAACGAGTGCCATTTTAATTACCCTGATCGTCCTCGGGAAACTCTTTGAAGCTCTTGCCAAGGGGCGTACGTCCGAAGCGATCAAAAAGTTGATGGGTTTGCGCGCAAAAACTGCGCTGGTGATACGAAACGGCCAAGAAATCCGTGTCCCTGTAGAAGAAGTGGTTGTAGGGGACATCGTGCTTGTCAAACCGGGAGAGAAAGTACCGGTTGACGGGGAAGTTCTGGAAGGCAACTCCTCGGTGGATGAGTCGATGTTGACCGGGGAAAGCATTCCAGTGGAAAAAAGCGCGGGAGATACCGTAATTGGCGCGACCGTTAATAAAAACGGAATTCTCAAAATAAGAGCGACAAAAGTCGGCAAAGAAACGGCTCTGGCACAAATCATAAAGGTCGTGGAAGAGGCGCAAGGTTCCAAGGCGCCGATCCAGCGGGTGGCTGACGTCATCTCGGGCATATTTGTTCCGATTGTCGTCGGCATCGCGCTTCTGACGTTCCTGATCTGGTATTTTTGGGCTGCTCCCGGCGATTTTGCGGGCGCTTTGCAAAAGGCAATCGCCGTCCTTGTCATTGCCTGTCCTTGTGCGCTCGGTCTGGCGACCCCCACATCCATTATGGCGGGATCGGGCCGCTCGGCTGAACTCGGCATATTGTTCAAAGGCGGCGAGCACCTGGAATTGACGCATCGCATCGATACCATCGTTTTGGATAAAACCGGCACGATTACAAAAGGCAAGCCTGAATTGACGGACGTGATCTCCGAGATTCCGGATGAGACCGCATTTTTGCGTTTGGTCGGCGCCGCGGAGAAACCTTCCGAACATCCCCTTGCCGAGGCGATCGTATCGGGCATTGTCGCCAAAGGGATCGAACTGCCTAAGGCTGACGAATTCGAGGCGATTCCCGGTTACGGGATCCGTGCCGTCGTGGAAGGGAGGGAAGTTCTCGCGGGTACCCGCAAACTGATGGCCAAATATGAGGTGTCGGTGGATCAGGCGTTGGCGACGATGGAGCAATTGGAGGAAGCGGGAAAGACCGCGATGCTGATCGCCATCGACCGCCGATATGCCGGAATCGTTGCAGTGGCCGATACGATTAAGGAAACGTCGCGGGTAGCGGTATCGCGTTTAAAACAAATGGGCATCGAAGTCATCATGATAACGGGAGACAATGAACGAACGGCGCGGGCGATTGCGCGGCAGGTCGGCATCGACCATGTTCTGGCGGAAGTGTTACCGGAAGGGAAAGCGGAGGAAGTGAAGAAACTGCAGTCTCAGGGCAAAAAGGTGGCGATGGTGGGCGACGGGATCAACGATGCGCCCGCACTGGCGACAGCCGACATCGGGATGGCCATCGGCACCGGAACGGATGTGGCGATGGAAGCGGCGGACGTTACCTTAATGCGCGGCGACCTGAACAGCATTCCCGATGCGATCTACATGAGTCGCAAAACGATGACGAACATCAAACAAAACTTGTTCTGGGCGCTCGCCTACAATTCGCTTGGCATCCCTGTCGCCGCCGCGGGTTTTCTCGTTCCGTGGGTGGCCGGAGCGGCAATGGCGCTAAGCTCTGTTTCTGTCGTATTGAACGCATTGCGGTTACAGCGAGTAAAGGTGTAA
- a CDS encoding cation transporter — protein MQKVTLKVEGMSCGHCVNAVENALKQVGAKGSVDLANGTVTIEYDENKVSLEKLKQAIEDQGYDVV, from the coding sequence ATGCAAAAAGTTACGTTGAAGGTGGAAGGAATGTCCTGCGGGCATTGTGTAAACGCTGTGGAGAATGCATTGAAACAAGTTGGGGCCAAAGGTTCGGTTGATCTGGCAAATGGGACTGTGACGATTGAATATGACGAAAACAAAGTTTCTTTGGAAAAGTTGAAGCAGGCCATTGAAGATCAAGGTTACGACGTTGTTTAA
- a CDS encoding metal-sensitive transcriptional regulator yields METIHDAEEEICPHGDHRKSHHSEKVKTDLITRLNRIEGQIRGIKGMIEKDTYCDHVLNQISAVQSALNGVGKLLLAGHMRSCVVERIQEGDLDVIDELLTTVNKLLK; encoded by the coding sequence ATGGAAACCATTCATGATGCAGAAGAAGAAATTTGTCCTCATGGAGATCACAGGAAAAGCCACCACTCCGAGAAAGTAAAAACGGATCTCATTACTCGGTTGAATCGTATTGAGGGACAGATCCGCGGCATAAAAGGCATGATTGAAAAAGATACGTATTGCGATCACGTGCTCAATCAAATATCCGCAGTTCAGTCAGCTCTGAATGGTGTAGGTAAGCTACTGCTTGCCGGACATATGAGAAGTTGTGTGGTGGAACGGATTCAGGAAGGCGATCTCGATGTCATCGACGAGTTGCTCACCACAGTGAATAAGTTGTTAAAATGA
- a CDS encoding IS4 family transposase — translation MGNIPSDQVICKCLDLLDIDSKRHDFLDFRTQKLTVAIFVKLMIEAQLKQHSSYAVITEHLRSSSVLQEYLGLPSISESQISRKLRTLPYIYCQQLFLNAVCKLQELTRDGKGIPGLGRLRIIDSTELALPEIVGRWAYCSKHKNAVKMHTRLIVTDPDTVYPERIIASTADVADSEVVMDLVVDDDAIHVMDRGYIVYGNFARWTEQNKRFVARIQQRNRVEILRERPVPEGAKVLRDADVRMAFRWNHEVKTADLRLVEFTDDQGKTYRLLTNVQDLTSEQICEVYRHRWMIELFFKWIKGHLKLVKLYSYDPEAVWTQMYLALTAYALVLIVKHMTGTTRTPWQVLRLLRLYMSLSWEAFLQALNRQPSRTSRGRVKKGKRGRPRKHPLKLKPARLIVK, via the coding sequence ATGGGTAACATACCAAGCGACCAGGTGATTTGTAAATGTCTCGATTTGCTCGACATCGATAGCAAACGCCATGATTTCTTAGATTTTCGCACGCAGAAGCTCACGGTCGCAATTTTCGTGAAATTGATGATCGAAGCTCAGTTGAAGCAACACAGCAGCTATGCGGTCATCACCGAACATCTGCGTTCCTCAAGCGTGCTTCAAGAGTACCTCGGGCTTCCGTCGATCAGCGAGTCCCAAATCTCCCGCAAGCTGCGGACCTTGCCGTACATCTACTGCCAGCAGTTGTTTCTAAATGCCGTTTGCAAACTGCAAGAGCTCACCCGAGACGGCAAGGGCATCCCGGGACTCGGCCGACTGCGCATCATCGATTCCACGGAGCTCGCTCTGCCGGAAATTGTCGGCCGCTGGGCGTACTGCTCGAAACACAAAAATGCGGTGAAGATGCATACCCGGCTCATCGTCACCGATCCCGACACGGTTTACCCGGAGCGAATCATCGCTTCCACGGCGGATGTAGCCGACTCCGAAGTCGTGATGGATCTGGTGGTGGACGATGATGCCATCCATGTGATGGACCGCGGGTATATCGTGTACGGCAACTTCGCGCGCTGGACCGAGCAAAACAAGCGGTTTGTGGCGCGCATCCAGCAGCGCAACAGGGTGGAGATCCTGCGCGAACGGCCGGTTCCGGAAGGGGCGAAGGTGTTGCGCGATGCGGATGTCCGCATGGCGTTCCGATGGAACCACGAGGTGAAAACAGCGGACCTTCGCCTGGTGGAATTCACCGATGACCAGGGCAAGACGTACCGCTTGCTCACCAATGTGCAAGACCTTACGTCGGAGCAAATCTGCGAAGTCTACCGACACCGCTGGATGATCGAGCTGTTCTTCAAATGGATCAAAGGCCATCTGAAGCTGGTGAAACTGTACAGCTATGATCCGGAAGCGGTCTGGACGCAGATGTACCTTGCCCTGACGGCCTACGCGCTGGTGCTCATCGTCAAACACATGACCGGAACAACGCGTACACCATGGCAAGTGCTCCGGTTGCTCAGGCTTTACATGAGCCTGAGTTGGGAAGCGTTTCTGCAGGCGTTGAATCGTCAGCCGAGTCGCACCAGCAGAGGGCGCGTGAAGAAAGGCAAGCGAGGCCGACCACGCAAGCATCCGCTGAAGCTAAAACCGGCACGACTGATTGTGAAATAG